A single region of the Rathayibacter rathayi genome encodes:
- a CDS encoding 5-formyltetrahydrofolate cyclo-ligase: MPVDITHEKRALRAELRERRRTQTSTAREQAAEQITTHLIELATRLGTRSLACYLSTADEPSTRPFLGWAESHGIRVLFPISRQDGLLDWAVGDGHTETQGLFGMPEPVGQLLGPIAINDVDLIVVPAATVDRQGMRMGWGRGYFDKTLGSMEKCPPVYAVVFDSEFVERVPSEVHDQAVDGVVTPSGVVDLRH; encoded by the coding sequence ATGCCGGTCGACATCACGCACGAGAAGCGGGCGCTACGCGCCGAGCTCCGCGAGCGCCGCCGCACGCAGACCTCAACCGCCCGCGAGCAGGCTGCTGAGCAGATCACCACCCACCTGATCGAGCTGGCCACCCGTCTCGGAACCCGCTCACTCGCCTGCTACCTTTCCACGGCAGACGAGCCGAGCACTCGCCCGTTCCTGGGCTGGGCCGAGAGCCACGGCATTCGCGTCCTCTTCCCGATCTCGCGCCAGGACGGCCTGCTCGACTGGGCCGTCGGCGACGGACACACCGAGACGCAGGGCCTGTTCGGCATGCCGGAGCCGGTCGGACAGCTGCTCGGACCGATCGCGATCAACGACGTCGACCTCATCGTGGTCCCGGCCGCCACCGTCGACCGGCAGGGAATGCGGATGGGCTGGGGCCGCGGCTACTTCGATAAGACGCTGGGCTCGATGGAAAAGTGCCCGCCCGTCTACGCTGTCGTCTTCGACAGCGAGTTCGTCGAGCGGGTGCCCAGCGAGGTCCACGACCAGGCCGTCGACGGAGTCGTCACTCCCTCCGGCGTCGTCGACCTGCGCCACTGA
- the galU gene encoding UTP--glucose-1-phosphate uridylyltransferase GalU has translation MGTRIRKAVIPAAGLGTRFLPATKAIPKEMLPVVDKPAIQYVVEEAADAGLQDVLVIIGRNKNALANHFDSVPELEHTLSKKKDDKKLEHVKYASDLADVHFVRQGEPKGLGHAVARAQRHIGDEPFAVLLGDDLIDARDPLLSRMIEVAESRDTTVVALLEVDPDQIHLYGCAAIEATDDDDVVRITGLVEKPSKQDAPSNLAIIGRYVLKPDVFGVLEHTAPGKGGEIQLTDALERMAQDPAEFGGVYGVVFRGRRYDTGDKLDYIKAIVQLASDREDLGTDLKPWLKDFVAGL, from the coding sequence ATGGGCACTCGAATCCGCAAAGCCGTCATCCCCGCCGCCGGTCTCGGCACTCGCTTCCTGCCGGCGACCAAGGCCATCCCCAAGGAGATGCTGCCGGTCGTCGACAAGCCGGCGATCCAGTACGTGGTCGAGGAGGCGGCGGACGCCGGTCTTCAAGACGTGCTCGTCATCATCGGGCGCAACAAGAACGCGCTCGCCAACCACTTCGACTCGGTGCCCGAGCTCGAGCACACCCTGTCGAAGAAGAAGGACGACAAGAAGCTCGAGCACGTTAAGTACGCCAGCGACCTCGCCGACGTCCACTTCGTCCGCCAGGGCGAGCCCAAGGGTCTGGGCCACGCGGTCGCCCGTGCGCAGCGCCACATCGGCGACGAGCCCTTCGCCGTCCTTCTCGGCGATGACCTGATCGACGCCCGCGATCCGCTGCTCTCGCGCATGATCGAGGTCGCCGAGAGCCGCGACACCACGGTCGTCGCGCTGCTCGAGGTCGACCCCGACCAGATCCACCTCTACGGATGCGCCGCGATCGAGGCGACCGACGACGATGACGTGGTGCGGATCACGGGCCTGGTCGAGAAGCCCTCGAAGCAGGACGCACCCTCCAACCTCGCGATTATCGGTCGCTACGTACTCAAGCCCGACGTGTTCGGTGTGCTCGAGCACACCGCCCCGGGCAAGGGTGGCGAGATCCAGCTGACCGACGCGCTGGAGCGGATGGCTCAGGACCCGGCCGAGTTCGGCGGGGTTTACGGCGTGGTGTTCCGCGGCCGCCGTTACGACACCGGCGACAAGCTCGACTACATCAAGGCGATCGTGCAGCTCGCCTCCGATCGTGAGGACCTCGGCACCGACCTCAAGCCGTGGCTGAAGGACTTCGTCGCCGGACTCTGA
- a CDS encoding GNAT family N-acetyltransferase has product MPLPIPTLTEGRVTVRPIRVRDARPLERELIANRSWLRQWEASDPRGGAAFDVRATIRSLQQNARAGGGVPFLIDWDGELAGQLNISSIGYGSLSSGSIGYWVSERFAGRGITPLAVALAADHAFLDLGLHRIEICIRPENRPSLRVVEKLGFRYEGLRRRFIHINGDWRDHFCFALVAEEVPRGVLRRFLDGQVPSDVGVPSDADLRASRRSGLSGPSDGAGVPPTGPRLIRDSHGHTYP; this is encoded by the coding sequence ATGCCGCTCCCGATCCCGACGCTCACCGAGGGTCGTGTCACCGTCCGCCCGATCCGCGTGCGCGACGCCCGCCCCCTGGAGCGCGAGCTGATCGCGAACCGGTCGTGGCTGCGCCAGTGGGAGGCGTCCGACCCGCGCGGCGGTGCCGCGTTCGACGTGCGTGCCACCATCCGCTCGCTGCAACAGAACGCGCGCGCCGGTGGGGGAGTGCCGTTCCTGATCGACTGGGACGGCGAGCTCGCCGGGCAGCTCAACATCTCGAGCATCGGTTACGGCTCGCTGTCGTCCGGCTCGATCGGCTACTGGGTGTCCGAGCGCTTCGCCGGCCGCGGCATCACTCCGCTCGCCGTGGCTCTCGCGGCCGACCACGCCTTCCTCGACCTGGGCCTGCACCGGATCGAGATCTGCATCCGCCCCGAGAACCGGCCGAGTCTGCGCGTGGTCGAAAAGCTCGGCTTCCGCTATGAGGGCCTGCGGCGCCGCTTCATCCACATCAATGGCGACTGGCGCGACCACTTCTGCTTCGCGCTGGTGGCGGAGGAGGTGCCGCGCGGTGTGCTCCGCCGCTTCTTGGACGGGCAGGTCCCGTCCGACGTCGGTGTGCCGAGTGACGCCGACCTGCGCGCGTCGCGTCGCTCCGGCCTCTCTGGACCCTCCGACGGCGCCGGTGTCCCCCCGACCGGGCCCCGCCTGATCCGTGACTCGCACGGACACACCTACCCGTAA
- a CDS encoding Lsr2 dimerization domain-containing protein, producing the protein MAIKVTLVDDLDGVLAPDGSTVQFSIDDDVYEIDLSPRNRQKLRAAFRPYVDASRRARYRITDLPAVGPKK; encoded by the coding sequence GTGGCAATTAAAGTGACCCTTGTTGATGATCTCGACGGCGTGCTCGCACCCGACGGCTCGACGGTGCAGTTCTCGATCGACGACGACGTCTACGAGATTGACCTCTCTCCGAGAAACCGACAGAAACTCCGGGCGGCCTTCCGCCCCTATGTTGACGCCTCGCGGCGAGCGCGCTACCGCATCACCGATCTCCCGGCTGTAGGGCCGAAGAAGTAG
- a CDS encoding MFS transporter, with product MGSSVKNTVQVSFEPMAESYGEPRGAFALATTMFALTIAVASPIVGVLSDTLGPLVVLRSGLVVSAGMFVSLSFAQNFVLLAVLYGTLGAIGYASLSYIPIGVLADRAFPPERRGFFYALLTNGTALGFILLVPLWIWLESVTTWQSVMLALGASSSSCSSRFPSPFASSNRRRAQLRTHNTVASAE from the coding sequence ATGGGATCGTCGGTGAAGAACACCGTGCAGGTCTCCTTCGAGCCGATGGCCGAGTCGTACGGCGAGCCCCGAGGTGCGTTCGCACTGGCGACGACGATGTTCGCCCTCACCATCGCGGTGGCCTCGCCGATCGTCGGTGTGCTCTCGGACACGCTCGGTCCGCTGGTGGTCCTTCGGAGCGGCCTGGTCGTGTCGGCCGGGATGTTCGTCTCCCTGTCCTTCGCGCAGAACTTTGTGCTTCTCGCGGTGCTGTACGGAACGCTGGGCGCGATCGGCTACGCGTCGCTCTCGTACATCCCGATCGGTGTGCTCGCCGATCGTGCGTTCCCTCCCGAGCGGCGAGGGTTTTTCTACGCTCTCCTGACAAATGGGACCGCCCTCGGCTTCATCCTTCTCGTTCCGTTGTGGATCTGGCTGGAGAGCGTCACGACATGGCAATCCGTGATGCTCGCCCTGGGGGCGTCTTCGTCGTCGTGTTCCTCCCGCTTTCCTTCACCGTTCGCGTCGTCGAACCGGCGTCGCGCTCAGTTGCGGACTCACAACACAGTCGCGTCCGCGGAATGA
- a CDS encoding SGNH/GDSL hydrolase family protein encodes MVGVGVVALALLGSLVIAQPTQATQTRTILALGDSITRAATTCGTNRDCAENSWATGSASAVRSIATRLEAADSTTAVQTANYAKSGSLISGVTSRISAAVAAGEQPDVVTLLIGGNDVCSLTLEASAADGYAMTSAASFASSATGIMRSLSAAWPTATVLVSSLPNVAAEWKVVKPTPGALVWAQAGVCSATRGVDAETGVALTGTAYSASVAAAAERSSQFNSSLAAACSVTSNRCVWDGGALSATPVGLDKLSTTVDWFHPNVAGQALIADVLWGAWDLGERPTPSPSPTPARDTTAPVVAITAPTSGTTVRGSVTLIASSKDAVGTTRLSFWSGATKVGDATKASDGSWRLTLASWTYPDGRYTLVAHAYDAAGNDGRSPSITLTR; translated from the coding sequence ATGGTCGGGGTCGGCGTGGTAGCGCTGGCGCTGCTCGGCAGTCTCGTCATCGCTCAGCCCACACAGGCGACGCAGACGCGCACAATACTCGCGCTGGGCGACTCGATTACGCGGGCCGCGACGACCTGCGGGACCAACCGCGACTGCGCGGAGAACTCGTGGGCGACGGGATCTGCGAGCGCAGTCAGGTCAATCGCGACCAGACTGGAGGCAGCGGATTCGACGACGGCCGTGCAGACAGCGAACTACGCGAAGTCGGGCAGCCTCATCAGCGGAGTGACGTCGCGGATCTCCGCGGCGGTCGCGGCGGGTGAGCAGCCCGACGTCGTCACCCTTCTGATCGGCGGGAACGACGTCTGCTCGCTGACGCTCGAGGCGAGCGCCGCTGACGGGTACGCGATGACGTCCGCGGCAAGTTTCGCCTCCTCCGCCACGGGGATCATGCGCTCACTCTCGGCAGCGTGGCCGACAGCGACCGTGCTCGTCTCCTCACTGCCCAACGTGGCGGCCGAGTGGAAAGTTGTGAAGCCGACTCCCGGAGCGCTGGTATGGGCCCAAGCCGGCGTCTGTAGCGCCACGAGAGGTGTCGACGCCGAGACTGGTGTGGCGCTCACGGGCACGGCGTACTCGGCCTCGGTCGCGGCCGCAGCCGAGCGATCGTCACAGTTCAACAGCAGTCTCGCGGCGGCGTGCTCAGTGACGTCGAACCGCTGCGTGTGGGATGGCGGAGCGTTGTCAGCGACACCCGTTGGGCTCGACAAGCTCTCGACGACTGTCGACTGGTTCCACCCCAATGTGGCGGGCCAGGCGCTGATCGCCGACGTGCTCTGGGGTGCCTGGGACCTCGGCGAGCGTCCGACGCCGAGCCCCAGCCCGACTCCCGCGCGCGACACGACCGCTCCGGTGGTCGCGATCACGGCTCCGACCAGCGGTACAACGGTGCGCGGCTCGGTCACGCTCATCGCCTCCTCGAAGGATGCCGTCGGCACGACTCGCCTGAGCTTCTGGAGCGGTGCGACGAAGGTGGGCGATGCGACGAAGGCCAGTGATGGGTCGTGGCGTCTGACCCTGGCGTCCTGGACATACCCGGACGGTCGCTACACCCTGGTCGCGCACGCCTACGACGCCGCCGGCAACGACGGTCGGAGCCCGTCGATCACGCTGACGCGGTGA
- a CDS encoding pyridoxamine 5'-phosphate oxidase family protein, with protein sequence MSILSAEGLAFVTERHLATLSTPGRQGRLHVVAVGFTYEDGVVRVITSRESQKVLNVRRGGTATVSQVDGIRWLSLGGAATIEEEPDAVQHAVELYSRRYRTPQPNPLRVAIRIDVDFALASAGLRAE encoded by the coding sequence ATGAGCATCCTGAGCGCCGAGGGCCTCGCCTTCGTCACCGAGCGCCACCTGGCCACCCTCTCCACCCCTGGCCGCCAGGGCCGTCTGCACGTAGTCGCCGTCGGCTTCACCTACGAGGACGGCGTCGTCCGCGTCATCACCTCCCGCGAGAGCCAGAAGGTGCTGAATGTGCGGCGCGGCGGTACCGCGACCGTCAGCCAGGTCGATGGCATCCGCTGGCTGAGCCTGGGCGGCGCCGCGACGATCGAGGAGGAGCCGGACGCCGTGCAGCACGCCGTCGAGCTCTACTCCCGTCGGTACCGCACGCCACAGCCCAACCCCCTCCGCGTCGCGATCCGCATCGACGTCGACTTCGCCCTCGCCTCCGCCGGGCTCCGCGCGGAGTAG
- a CDS encoding ABC transporter ATP-binding protein, whose protein sequence is MLTEESATSRAAAAGETSVLIEASDVRVGFGGRQILQDLSLSVPAGEAVALCGPSGAGKSTLLAVLAGQVSPNSGRVRTVPPERIAWIVQSTPLLARRTARDNAALGALARGARRREAEAEADGALLAVGVAGLGDRPVHELSGGERQRIAVARALVAHSEVILADEPTASLDPQSRGLVIRALLGAAATGAAVILATHDPIVAAACDRAVLLDGGVLERGEPR, encoded by the coding sequence GTGCTGACCGAGGAGTCAGCCACCTCCCGAGCTGCCGCGGCGGGGGAGACGTCGGTGCTGATCGAGGCGTCCGACGTGCGGGTGGGATTCGGCGGCCGCCAGATCCTGCAAGACCTGAGCCTGTCTGTACCCGCCGGTGAGGCGGTCGCGCTGTGCGGTCCCTCGGGCGCCGGGAAGTCGACGCTCCTCGCGGTGCTCGCCGGTCAGGTCAGCCCCAATTCCGGTCGGGTCCGCACCGTGCCGCCGGAGCGGATCGCCTGGATCGTCCAGTCCACGCCGCTCCTGGCCCGGCGGACGGCTCGCGACAATGCGGCGCTCGGCGCGCTTGCGCGGGGCGCACGGCGACGGGAGGCGGAGGCGGAGGCGGACGGTGCGCTGCTCGCGGTCGGAGTCGCGGGGCTGGGCGACCGGCCGGTGCACGAGCTGTCGGGAGGGGAGCGGCAGCGAATCGCGGTGGCGCGCGCGCTGGTCGCCCACAGCGAGGTGATCCTCGCGGACGAGCCGACAGCCTCGCTCGATCCCCAGTCGCGCGGACTCGTCATCCGGGCACTCCTCGGCGCTGCGGCGACGGGTGCGGCAGTGATCCTCGCGACCCACGATCCCATCGTGGCAGCGGCCTGCGATCGGGCGGTGTTGCTCGACGGCGGAGTTCTCGAGCGCGGTGAACCGCGGTGA